A single genomic interval of Lathyrus oleraceus cultivar Zhongwan6 chromosome 7, CAAS_Psat_ZW6_1.0, whole genome shotgun sequence harbors:
- the LOC127101747 gene encoding uncharacterized protein LOC127101747: MFKKLEINIPFYEALEQMPIYAKFIKDIISKKHSTDIDPIILTETCSAILQGMKTPMKKKDRGSITIPCTIGDRKFKKALIDLGESVSLMPLSIYKKLGIGTVQDTRMTLQFVDRSVRRPYGIVEDVLVKIDKFVFPVDFVILEMPEDEEIPLILGRSFLET; this comes from the coding sequence atgttcaaaaagcttgaaaTAAATATCCCTTTTTATGaggcattagaacaaatgccaatatatgccaagttcatcAAAGACATCATCTCCAAAAAGCACTCCACTGATATAGACCCGATCATCCTGACTGAAACATGTAGTGCCATTCTTCAAGGTATGAAAACCCCAATGAAAAAGAAAGATAGGGGATCGATTACTATTCcatgcactattggtgatagaaaattcaagaaggcttTGATTGACTTAGGAGAAAGTGTGAGCTTGATGCCATTATCCATCTACAAGAAATTGGGCATTGGCACCGTTCAAGATACTCGGATGACACTTCAGTTTGTTGATCGCTCTGTTAGGCGACCATATGGGATTGTGGAAGACGTTCTGGTAAAGATTGACAAGTTTGTTTTCCCAGTTGACTTCGTCATTCTGGAAATGCCcgaagatgaggagattcctctcatattgggaagatCATTCTTGGAGACATAA
- the LOC127101748 gene encoding uncharacterized protein LOC127101748: protein MRSVDAFEAVFALLVYGLFLFPSFDNFVAMDAIKIFLIGNLVPTLLADAYHSVHIRNSYSGGMITCYVPMLYKCRGYDGVSIIDSCGAFSNVLFLGTKGGISYNPILARRKLGYPMRDKTKNIHLEGLFFKECEDCKALKEKIVHAWRHVHKLEKKVLGKTNCVSLEPYLKWVQDRAISLKIPYPRQEPAYIFMTNAEKMKISLTKTQRERDAWKNKYQIINNEDEELKRKLKMKNEEYLSNKKRKVQEDLFSYGVQSDTSWKLIMDKLVLEKDEMEEQTKTLNLRLLGEFH from the exons ATGAGGAGCGTGGATGCGTTTGAGGCTGTTTTTGCTCTACTTGTCTATGGATTGTTCCTCTTTCCTAGTTTTGATAACTTCGTTGCCATGGATGCCATCAAGATCTTCTTAATAGGAAATCTAGTTCCTACTTTGCTTGCCGATGCCTATCATTCTGTTCATATAAGGAATTCTTATAGCGGAGGAATGATTACATGTTACGTGCCtatgttgtacaagtg TCGTGGCTATGATGGAGTTAGTATCATTGATAGTTGTGGAGCATTTTCTAATGTACTTTTTCTTGGTACAAAAGGAGGCATCAGTTACAACCCAATCCTAGCTCGTCGTAAACTCGGTTATCCAATGAGAGATAAGACAAAGAATATTCACTTGGAGGGTTTGTTCTTTAAGGAATGTGAAGATTGCAAAGCGCTCAAAgagaagattgtgcatgcttggcgCCATGTTCATAAGCTAGAAAAGAAAGTTTTAGGGAAGACAAATTGTGTCTCCTTAGAACCTTATCTTAAATGGGTGCAAGATAGGGCCATCAGCTTGAAAATTCCTTATCCTCGCCAAGAGCCTGCCTATATCTTCATGACTAATGCAGAAAAGATGAAGATTTCTTTGACTAAAACACAACGAGAAAGGGACGCTTGGAAGAACAAGTAtcaaatcatcaacaatgagGATGAAGAACTTAAAAGGAAGTTGAAGATGAAGAATGAAGAATATCTCTCTAACAAGAAGAGGAAGGTtcaagaggatttattttcctatgGCGTTCAGTCAGATACTTCATGGAAGTTGATCATGGACAAGCTTGTGCTTGAGAAGGATGAGATGGAAGAACAAACTAAGACGCTTAACTTGAGGCTACTAGGGGAATTTCATTAG